A single genomic interval of Halomonas denitrificans harbors:
- the fabZ gene encoding 3-hydroxyacyl-ACP dehydratase FabZ, whose protein sequence is MTEPRTADIERILSLLPHRYPFLLVDRVLDWSADEKSGQPPRIHAMKNVTMNEPFFQGHFPGHPVMPGVLILEAMAQAAGCLAHLARQEQGAKDQLFYLVKIDKARFSKTVVPGDQLHFHVTQKRLMRGMGLYEAETHVDGKRVASCEMLCAARPDDR, encoded by the coding sequence ATGACCGAACCCCGAACCGCCGACATCGAACGCATTCTTTCCCTGCTGCCCCATCGCTACCCGTTCCTGCTCGTCGATCGCGTGCTGGACTGGTCGGCCGACGAGAAATCCGGTCAGCCGCCCAGGATCCACGCGATGAAGAACGTGACCATGAACGAGCCGTTCTTCCAGGGCCACTTCCCGGGTCATCCGGTGATGCCCGGCGTGCTGATCCTCGAGGCCATGGCGCAGGCCGCAGGCTGCCTGGCCCACCTGGCCCGCCAGGAACAGGGCGCGAAGGACCAGCTGTTCTACCTGGTCAAGATCGACAAGGCCCGCTTCAGCAAGACCGTGGTCCCCGGCGACCAGCTGCACTTTCACGTCACCCAGAAGCGACTGATGCGCGGCATGGGCCTGTACGAGGCCGAGACCCACGTCGACGGCAAGCGCGTGGCGAGTTGCGAGATGCTCTGCGCGGCGCGACCGGACGATCGATGA
- the lpxD gene encoding UDP-3-O-(3-hydroxymyristoyl)glucosamine N-acyltransferase, whose protein sequence is MAAGSGGDPVAGSDAISVGELAEALGARLVGDPDERVDRPATLATAGPGALAFLSNPAYRPQLKETRATAVLLAESALDDCPCAALVVDDPYLAWCMALERFAREPDLDPGIHDRAHVDPEARVDPGAEIGPMAVVEAGARIGAGVRVGPGCVVGRDARLERDVRLTANVTLGPGVQLGERTIVHPGAVIGADGFGLAMDQGHWRKVPQLGTVRIGADCEIGANTTIDRGAIDDTVLGDDVRLDNQVQVAHNVVIGDHTAIAGCVGIAGSTRIGRYCMIAGASGIGGHLEICDHVVITAMSTVLDSISEPGQYGSGIPARPLRAWQRTLVRLGQLERLFRSRRRAPR, encoded by the coding sequence ATGGCTGCCGGCTCCGGGGGCGATCCGGTCGCCGGGTCCGATGCGATCTCCGTCGGCGAACTGGCCGAAGCGCTCGGCGCCCGCCTGGTCGGCGACCCCGACGAGCGGGTCGACCGTCCGGCAACCCTGGCGACCGCCGGCCCCGGCGCCCTCGCCTTCCTGTCCAACCCGGCCTACCGCCCCCAGCTGAAGGAGACGCGCGCCACCGCCGTCCTCCTGGCCGAGTCCGCGCTGGATGACTGTCCCTGCGCGGCGCTGGTCGTCGACGACCCCTACCTGGCCTGGTGCATGGCGCTGGAGCGCTTCGCACGCGAACCGGACCTCGATCCGGGTATCCACGACCGTGCCCACGTCGATCCCGAAGCACGCGTCGATCCCGGCGCCGAGATCGGGCCGATGGCCGTGGTCGAAGCCGGGGCGCGCATCGGGGCCGGCGTCCGGGTCGGGCCGGGCTGCGTGGTCGGCCGGGACGCCCGACTCGAGCGGGACGTCCGCCTGACCGCCAATGTCACGCTGGGCCCGGGGGTGCAGCTCGGCGAACGAACGATCGTCCATCCGGGCGCGGTGATCGGCGCCGACGGCTTCGGCCTGGCCATGGACCAGGGACACTGGCGCAAGGTGCCCCAGCTCGGCACGGTGCGGATCGGCGCCGACTGCGAGATCGGCGCCAACACCACGATCGACCGCGGCGCGATCGACGACACGGTGCTCGGCGACGACGTGCGGCTCGACAACCAGGTCCAGGTCGCCCACAACGTGGTGATCGGCGACCACACGGCGATCGCCGGCTGCGTGGGCATCGCCGGCTCGACCCGGATCGGCCGCTACTGCATGATCGCCGGCGCCAGCGGCATCGGCGGCCACCTCGAAATCTGCGATCATGTCGTGATCACCGCGATGAGCACGGTGCTGGATTCGATCAGCGAACCGGGCCAGTACGGCTCCGGCATTCCGGCCCGGCCGCTTCGCGCCTGGCAGCGCACGCTGGTCCGACTCGGCCAGCTCGAGCGCCTGTTCCGCTCGCGCCGCCGCGCGCCGCGCTGA
- a CDS encoding OmpH family outer membrane protein encodes MVRVLTLPIALMIALMMAGSAWGQADLRIGYVDMKRLLDNAPQVLAGRAELDIEFRPRNEALLADEERLVRMEQDLADSIGLSNEQILAREREIRNLRRSIDRRREDLAEELNFRRNAEIKSLGEEIELAVQTVAEREGYDLVLSSPVAFASPKIDITDQVLEFLEVDFELRSRRAPQ; translated from the coding sequence ATGGTTCGCGTCCTGACATTGCCGATTGCGCTGATGATCGCGTTGATGATGGCCGGCTCCGCCTGGGGGCAGGCCGACCTGCGCATCGGCTACGTGGACATGAAGCGCCTGCTCGACAACGCACCGCAGGTGCTGGCCGGCCGCGCCGAGCTCGACATCGAATTCCGCCCCCGCAACGAAGCCCTGCTGGCCGACGAAGAGCGCCTGGTCCGGATGGAGCAGGACCTGGCCGATTCGATCGGCCTGAGCAATGAGCAGATCCTGGCCCGGGAACGCGAAATCCGCAACCTGCGCCGCTCGATCGACCGGCGGCGCGAGGACCTGGCCGAGGAACTCAACTTCCGCCGCAACGCCGAGATCAAGTCGCTGGGCGAGGAGATCGAGCTGGCCGTGCAGACCGTGGCCGAGCGCGAAGGCTACGACCTGGTGCTGTCCAGCCCGGTCGCCTTCGCCTCGCCCAAGATCGACATCACCGACCAGGTGCTGGAATTCCTGGAAGTCGACTTCGAGTTGCGGAGCCGGCGCGCGCCGCAGTGA
- the bamA gene encoding outer membrane protein assembly factor BamA — protein sequence MRKLLLLLVLLASAPLHAQNFVVEEIRVDGLQRISEGTVFSFLPIEVGDRLTPTLARSSIRDLYRSGFFQDVELAREGDILIIEVVERPAISSVTITGNKKIPSEGLMPALQDIGIAEGEVFDRLALDQVEQELIRQYYGQGHYNVDIDVRLSQLDRNRVDIGIVIVEGKVAKIRHINIVGNETFDEDELRKDFESGTENDFWGLYFWQGRPNYTREKLSGDLERLRAFYLDRGYVDFAIESTQVSVSPDRQNIYITANVREGEVYSVTDVNLTGDLVVDSEVLEPFVAIEGGETFSREKVEQTVDNITGLLANFGYAFANVNPVPRIDREEKTVDLTFFVDPGKRVYVRRVEFRGNTVSKDEVLRREMRQFEGAWFSQAAVDRSRQRLRRIGYFEEVNIETPAVEGTDDQVDIIVSVEERSTGSFQVGLGFSQLQGLIASISVQQENFLGSGRTVGFAVSRSRINRQVNLSYTNPYWTDDGVSRGFFVSYSEFNQGRANISAFSTSQAAAGVNFGFPVTEVDYVRLGASYQALDINIGNFVAVPIDPDDPDSPVNFELAATRPLAITLDRDGDGFLSGDERDVETVLFNGSWGRDTRNHFLTPTRGSLNRLSLDLAVPGSTREYYKLAYRGRKYWPLGENLAFAVRADVSYGDVYDDKELTFEDVEPERLAGNCQLDEIVTSDGGLPFWEHFFAGGVSDVRGFDDNTLGPKDQFCRSVGGDFKVTGGVEIAFPIPFAELSGTRLAWFVDVGNVFQRYDTFDENLLRASTGLSLTWEAPVGPIIINLSTPLKDRPGDDVQQIQFSFGAQF from the coding sequence ATGAGAAAACTCCTTCTTCTCCTGGTGCTGCTCGCGAGCGCGCCCCTGCACGCCCAGAACTTCGTCGTCGAGGAGATCCGCGTCGACGGCCTGCAGCGCATCTCCGAGGGCACGGTGTTCAGCTTCCTGCCGATCGAGGTCGGCGACCGCCTGACCCCGACCCTGGCCCGCTCGAGCATCCGCGACCTCTACCGCAGCGGCTTCTTCCAGGACGTCGAGCTCGCTCGCGAGGGCGACATCCTGATCATCGAGGTGGTCGAGCGCCCGGCGATCTCCTCGGTGACGATCACCGGCAACAAGAAGATTCCCTCGGAGGGGCTGATGCCGGCCCTCCAGGACATCGGGATCGCCGAGGGCGAGGTGTTCGACCGGCTGGCCCTGGACCAGGTGGAACAGGAGCTCATCCGCCAGTACTACGGCCAGGGCCACTACAACGTCGACATCGACGTCCGCCTGTCGCAGCTCGACCGCAACCGCGTCGACATCGGCATCGTGATCGTCGAGGGCAAGGTCGCCAAGATCCGCCACATCAACATCGTCGGCAACGAGACCTTCGACGAAGACGAACTGCGCAAGGACTTCGAGTCCGGCACGGAAAACGATTTCTGGGGGCTTTACTTCTGGCAGGGCCGGCCGAACTACACGCGCGAGAAGCTCTCGGGCGACCTGGAGCGCCTGCGCGCGTTCTACCTCGACCGCGGCTACGTCGACTTCGCGATCGAGTCGACCCAGGTCTCGGTCAGCCCCGACCGGCAGAACATCTACATCACCGCCAACGTCCGCGAAGGCGAGGTCTATTCGGTCACCGACGTCAACCTGACCGGTGACCTCGTCGTCGATTCCGAGGTCCTCGAGCCCTTCGTCGCGATCGAAGGCGGCGAGACCTTCTCGCGCGAGAAGGTCGAGCAGACCGTCGACAACATCACCGGACTGCTGGCGAACTTCGGCTATGCCTTCGCCAACGTCAACCCGGTACCCCGGATCGACCGCGAGGAAAAGACCGTCGACCTGACCTTCTTCGTCGACCCGGGCAAGCGGGTCTACGTGCGCCGGGTCGAGTTCCGCGGCAACACGGTCAGCAAGGACGAAGTGCTGCGCCGCGAGATGCGCCAGTTCGAGGGCGCCTGGTTCTCGCAGGCCGCGGTCGACCGTTCGCGCCAGCGCCTGCGTCGCATCGGCTATTTCGAGGAGGTCAACATCGAGACGCCGGCGGTCGAGGGCACCGACGACCAGGTCGACATCATCGTCAGCGTCGAGGAGCGATCGACCGGCAGCTTCCAGGTCGGCCTCGGCTTCTCCCAGCTCCAGGGCCTGATCGCGTCGATCTCGGTCCAGCAGGAGAACTTCCTCGGCTCGGGCCGCACGGTCGGCTTCGCGGTCAGCCGCAGCCGGATCAACCGCCAGGTCAACCTGTCCTACACCAACCCCTACTGGACCGACGACGGCGTGTCGCGCGGCTTCTTCGTCAGCTACTCCGAATTCAACCAGGGCCGGGCGAACATCTCGGCCTTCTCGACCAGCCAGGCGGCCGCCGGCGTGAACTTCGGCTTCCCGGTCACCGAGGTCGACTACGTCCGCCTCGGCGCCAGCTACCAGGCGCTGGACATCAACATCGGCAACTTCGTCGCCGTGCCGATCGACCCGGACGACCCGGACAGCCCGGTCAACTTCGAGCTCGCCGCGACCCGGCCGCTGGCCATCACCCTGGACCGCGACGGCGACGGCTTCCTGTCCGGCGACGAGCGCGACGTCGAGACCGTGCTGTTCAACGGCAGCTGGGGCCGCGATACGCGCAACCACTTCCTGACCCCGACCCGCGGCTCGCTGAACCGCCTGTCGCTGGACCTGGCCGTGCCTGGCAGCACGCGCGAGTACTACAAGCTGGCCTACCGGGGCCGCAAGTACTGGCCGCTGGGCGAGAACCTGGCGTTTGCCGTGCGCGCCGACGTGTCCTACGGCGACGTCTACGACGACAAGGAACTGACCTTCGAGGACGTCGAGCCCGAGCGCCTGGCCGGCAACTGCCAGCTCGACGAGATCGTGACCTCCGACGGCGGCCTGCCGTTCTGGGAGCACTTCTTCGCCGGCGGCGTGTCCGACGTGCGCGGCTTCGACGACAACACGCTCGGCCCGAAGGACCAGTTCTGCCGCTCCGTGGGCGGCGACTTCAAGGTCACCGGCGGCGTGGAGATCGCCTTCCCGATCCCGTTCGCCGAGCTCAGCGGCACGCGCCTGGCCTGGTTCGTCGACGTCGGCAACGTGTTCCAGCGCTACGACACCTTCGACGAGAACCTGCTCCGCGCCTCCACCGGCCTCTCGCTGACCTGGGAAGCCCCGGTCGGCCCGATCATCATCAACCTCTCGACGCCGCTGAAGGACCGCCCGGGCGACGACGTGCAGCAGATCCAGTTCTCCTTCGGCGCCCAGTTCTAG
- the rseP gene encoding RIP metalloprotease RseP, giving the protein MLDVLASVGWLALALGLLVTFHEYGHYWVARRCGVRVLRFSIGFGRPLLRRRNAAGTEFVVAAIPLGGYVKMLDEREMPVAPDEADDAFNRKSLAQRSAIVAAGPIFNLIFAVAAFWLMFMIGIADSRPVIGPPEGLAAEAGLENEDRIVRVGDERVETWTHALLALIPPALDREAVEVEVEDVAGLRRTVELPLGRLGPEFREDRTLEAIGLAPWRPDLPPVIGTVSSDSPAERAGLQAGDRVVAVDGEPVDGWQRMARAIPEATEGGGAIDLTIERNGNLRTVSIVPELVDGRPVVGITAPDADAELRRRMERTFTILRFGPVEGLGQAFAETWRLTSGTLGILGRMVTGQASLANLSGPITIAQMAQDSARLGVSRFLFFLGLISLSLAIINLLPIPVLDGGHLLYFLIEAIKGSPVSERGQVIGQTIGLVAVAALMSLAIFNDIVRVFQ; this is encoded by the coding sequence ATGCTTGACGTGCTCGCCTCCGTCGGCTGGCTGGCGCTCGCCCTGGGCCTGCTGGTGACCTTCCACGAGTACGGCCACTACTGGGTCGCGCGCCGCTGCGGGGTGCGCGTCCTGCGCTTCTCGATCGGCTTCGGCCGCCCGCTGCTGCGCCGACGCAACGCCGCGGGCACGGAGTTCGTGGTCGCGGCGATCCCGCTCGGCGGCTACGTCAAGATGCTCGACGAGCGCGAGATGCCCGTCGCGCCGGACGAGGCGGACGACGCGTTCAACCGGAAGTCGCTGGCCCAGCGCTCGGCGATCGTCGCCGCCGGCCCGATCTTCAACCTGATCTTCGCGGTCGCCGCCTTCTGGCTGATGTTCATGATCGGCATCGCCGACTCGCGGCCGGTGATCGGCCCGCCGGAGGGGTTGGCCGCGGAAGCGGGGCTGGAGAACGAGGACCGCATCGTCCGGGTCGGCGACGAGCGGGTCGAGACCTGGACCCACGCCCTGCTCGCGCTGATTCCGCCGGCGCTGGATCGCGAAGCCGTCGAGGTCGAGGTCGAGGACGTGGCCGGCCTGCGCCGCACGGTCGAGCTGCCCCTGGGCCGGCTCGGCCCCGAATTCCGCGAGGACCGGACGCTGGAGGCGATCGGCCTGGCGCCGTGGCGGCCGGACCTGCCGCCGGTGATCGGGACGGTCTCGTCCGACTCGCCCGCCGAACGCGCCGGCCTGCAAGCCGGCGACCGCGTCGTGGCCGTCGACGGCGAGCCGGTCGACGGCTGGCAGCGGATGGCCCGGGCGATCCCCGAGGCGACCGAAGGCGGAGGCGCCATCGACCTCACCATCGAGCGCAACGGGAACCTGCGCACGGTCTCGATCGTGCCGGAACTCGTCGACGGCCGCCCGGTGGTCGGCATCACCGCGCCGGACGCCGATGCGGAACTCCGTCGTCGCATGGAGCGGACCTTCACGATCCTGCGCTTCGGGCCGGTCGAGGGGCTGGGTCAGGCCTTCGCCGAGACCTGGCGCCTGACCAGCGGCACGCTGGGCATTCTCGGCCGCATGGTCACCGGCCAGGCGTCGCTGGCCAACCTCTCGGGGCCGATCACCATCGCCCAGATGGCCCAGGACTCGGCCCGCCTCGGCGTTTCGCGGTTCCTGTTCTTCCTCGGCCTGATCAGCCTGTCGCTGGCGATCATCAACCTGCTGCCGATTCCCGTGCTCGACGGCGGCCACCTGCTGTATTTCCTGATCGAGGCGATCAAGGGCAGCCCCGTGTCGGAGCGCGGCCAGGTCATCGGCCAGACGATCGGTCTGGTCGCGGTTGCCGCACTGATGAGCCTGGCGATATTTAACGATATAGTACGAGTCTTTCAGTAA
- a CDS encoding phosphatidate cytidylyltransferase, producing MLRSRVLTALVMAAVLLTAIFALDPVPLTVALALLVLVVGGLEGAGLAGLHGAVARTGWIAFLLALGAGLLLLIHRPGAAVFLFAIATGIWLGHCIALAWPDRGRPKGTELQWRKLFDLALILGATFISLAWLHAGSPWLVFALILVIAGADIGAYFTGHAIGGTKLAPRISPGKTRSGAVGGIVAGALAGAATSQLPDVPYGPLTGLGAGALLALLSIGGDLTLSLMKRHRGIKDTSNLLPGHGGILDRIDSVGAAAPAFALLIWFTRAVAA from the coding sequence ATGCTTAGGTCCCGCGTCCTGACCGCGCTGGTGATGGCCGCGGTGCTGCTGACCGCGATCTTCGCCCTCGATCCGGTGCCCCTGACCGTCGCGCTGGCCCTGCTGGTGCTGGTCGTCGGTGGACTGGAGGGCGCCGGCCTGGCCGGCCTGCACGGCGCCGTCGCCCGGACCGGCTGGATCGCCTTCCTGCTGGCCCTCGGTGCCGGGCTGCTGCTACTCATCCACCGCCCGGGTGCCGCCGTGTTCCTGTTCGCCATCGCCACCGGCATCTGGCTCGGCCACTGCATCGCGCTGGCCTGGCCCGACCGCGGCCGACCGAAGGGCACGGAACTGCAGTGGCGCAAGCTGTTCGACCTGGCCCTTATCCTGGGCGCGACCTTCATTTCCCTGGCCTGGCTGCACGCCGGCAGCCCGTGGCTGGTGTTCGCGCTGATCCTGGTGATCGCCGGCGCCGACATCGGCGCCTATTTCACCGGCCACGCGATCGGCGGCACCAAGCTGGCACCCCGGATCAGCCCGGGCAAGACCCGCTCCGGCGCCGTCGGCGGCATCGTTGCCGGCGCGCTCGCCGGCGCGGCGACCAGCCAGCTGCCCGACGTGCCCTACGGCCCCCTGACCGGCCTCGGCGCGGGCGCGTTGCTGGCGCTGCTGTCGATCGGCGGCGACCTCACGCTCAGCCTGATGAAGCGCCACCGCGGGATCAAGGACACGTCGAACCTGCTGCCGGGCCACGGCGGCATCCTCGACCGCATCGACAGCGTCGGCGCGGCCGCGCCCGCGTTCGCCCTGCTGATCTGGTTCACCCGGGCGGTCGCGGCATGA
- the uppS gene encoding di-trans,poly-cis-decaprenylcistransferase, with protein sequence MVSADRPRHLAIIMDGNGRWAARRGKARTYGHQAGTEAARKIVRAVAERGIPILTVYAFSSENWTRPRHEVRRLMSLFRHALDRELDRLHEHGVRLNFIGRREAFSRLLQRGMERAEALTRENDRLILNVAANYGGRADITDAMRAMAGKVRRGELDPDAIDETVVAQHLALRDMPEPDLFIRTGGEQRLSNFLPWNLAYTELYFCDTLWPDFDETDLDRALDAFALRERRFGGLGEPTLKHA encoded by the coding sequence ATGGTGTCGGCGGATCGACCGCGCCACCTGGCCATCATCATGGACGGCAACGGCCGCTGGGCCGCCCGGCGCGGCAAGGCCCGGACCTACGGCCACCAGGCCGGCACGGAAGCGGCGCGCAAGATCGTGCGAGCCGTGGCCGAGCGCGGCATCCCGATCCTGACCGTCTACGCCTTCTCCAGCGAGAACTGGACCCGGCCGCGTCACGAAGTGCGGCGCCTGATGTCGCTGTTCCGCCACGCCCTGGACCGCGAACTCGATCGCCTTCACGAGCACGGGGTTCGCTTGAACTTCATCGGCCGCCGCGAGGCCTTCTCCAGGCTGCTCCAGCGCGGCATGGAACGCGCCGAGGCGCTGACCCGCGAAAACGACCGCCTGATCCTCAACGTGGCGGCCAACTACGGCGGCCGGGCCGACATCACCGACGCGATGCGCGCGATGGCCGGGAAGGTCCGCCGCGGCGAGCTCGATCCCGATGCGATCGACGAGACGGTCGTGGCGCAGCACCTCGCGCTGCGCGACATGCCGGAACCGGACCTGTTCATCCGCACCGGCGGCGAGCAGCGCCTGTCGAACTTCCTGCCGTGGAACCTCGCCTACACGGAACTCTATTTCTGCGACACGCTGTGGCCGGACTTCGACGAGACCGACCTGGACCGCGCGCTCGATGCCTTCGCGCTCCGCGAGCGGCGCTTCGGAGGGCTGGGCGAGCCGACCCTGAAGCATGCTTAG
- the frr gene encoding ribosome recycling factor: protein MLADIKKDASSRMDKSLDALKSELAKIRTGRAHPSLLEHVHVEYYGSEVPIGQAANVTVEDSRTLAVTPFDKSMVQKIEKAIMTSDLGLNPATAGTVIRVPLPALTEERRADLTKIVHAEGEQAKVAIRNIRRDANQHMKEMLKSKDITEDDLRRGEADIQQLTDQHVARVDEMVAVKEKELMEI, encoded by the coding sequence ATGCTTGCTGACATCAAGAAGGATGCCTCGTCGCGCATGGACAAGAGCCTGGATGCGCTGAAGTCCGAACTGGCCAAGATCCGGACCGGACGCGCCCACCCCAGCCTGCTCGAACACGTCCATGTCGAATACTACGGATCGGAAGTGCCGATCGGCCAGGCCGCCAACGTGACCGTCGAGGACTCGCGGACGCTGGCCGTGACCCCCTTCGACAAGTCGATGGTGCAGAAGATCGAGAAGGCCATCATGACCTCCGATCTCGGCCTGAATCCGGCCACCGCCGGCACCGTGATCCGCGTGCCCCTGCCCGCCCTGACCGAAGAGCGTCGCGCCGACCTGACCAAGATCGTGCACGCCGAGGGCGAACAGGCCAAGGTCGCGATCCGAAACATCCGCCGCGACGCGAACCAGCACATGAAGGAAATGCTGAAGAGCAAGGACATCACCGAGGACGACCTGCGCCGCGGTGAAGCCGACATCCAGCAGCTCACGGACCAGCACGTCGCGCGCGTCGACGAAATGGTCGCGGTCAAGGAAAAAGAGCTGATGGAGATCTGA
- the pyrH gene encoding UMP kinase, giving the protein MVDSTRFGRILLKLSGEALLGEQDYGIDPKVSSRIAREVAEVARAGVQVGIVIGGGNIFRGAGLASAGMDRITGDHMGMLATVMNSLALQDALERAGVTTRVMSAISVREVCEDYIRRRAVRHLEKGRVVIFAAGTGNPFFTTDTAASLRAIEIGADLMIKATKVDGVYSADPMTDPDAKRYDKVGYDEVIEHKLNVMDTNAMVLCRDQSMPIRVINLNTSGALARLLDGEDVGTLVE; this is encoded by the coding sequence ATGGTCGATTCCACGCGCTTCGGCCGGATCCTGCTCAAGCTCAGCGGCGAAGCGCTGCTGGGCGAGCAGGACTACGGAATCGACCCCAAGGTCAGCTCGCGGATCGCCCGCGAGGTGGCCGAAGTCGCCCGAGCCGGTGTCCAGGTGGGCATCGTCATCGGCGGCGGCAACATCTTCCGCGGCGCCGGCCTGGCCTCGGCCGGCATGGACCGGATCACCGGCGACCACATGGGTATGCTGGCCACGGTCATGAACAGCCTGGCGTTGCAGGACGCGCTCGAGCGTGCCGGCGTCACCACCCGCGTGATGTCGGCAATCTCGGTCCGCGAGGTCTGCGAGGACTACATCCGTCGCCGCGCCGTCCGCCACCTCGAGAAGGGCCGCGTGGTGATCTTCGCCGCCGGCACCGGCAACCCCTTCTTCACCACCGACACGGCCGCCAGCCTGCGCGCGATCGAGATCGGTGCCGACCTGATGATCAAGGCGACGAAGGTCGACGGCGTCTATTCGGCGGACCCGATGACCGATCCGGACGCGAAGCGCTACGACAAGGTCGGCTACGACGAAGTCATCGAACACAAGCTCAACGTCATGGACACCAACGCCATGGTGCTGTGCCGCGACCAGTCGATGCCGATCCGGGTGATCAACCTGAATACCAGCGGCGCCCTGGCCCGCCTGCTGGACGGCGAGGACGTCGGCACGCTGGTCGAATAG
- the tsf gene encoding translation elongation factor Ts, which yields MSITASLVKELRERTGAGMMECKKALVETDGDLDAAIEHLRKSGLAKADKKAGRVAAEGAVIDAGADGKAVLVEINCETDFVAKDDNFLGFANRVAEIALETGTEDVKALGEAEFADGETVEARRQQLVAKLGENIQLRRTAQMGVDGGVIGRYIHGGRIGVLVGLQGGDEELARDIAMHVAALNPPYVDEDDVPAEVLEREKNILKAQAEESGKPADIIEKMITGRLRKHLAEITLVGQPFVKDSDQTVGKLLKSAGAKVVGMVRLEVGEGIEKEESDFAAEVMQQARGN from the coding sequence ATGAGCATTACTGCATCCCTGGTCAAGGAACTGCGCGAGCGCACCGGCGCCGGCATGATGGAGTGCAAGAAGGCACTCGTTGAAACCGACGGCGACCTCGACGCCGCGATCGAGCACCTGCGCAAGAGCGGCCTGGCCAAGGCCGACAAGAAGGCCGGCCGGGTGGCCGCCGAAGGCGCGGTCATCGACGCCGGCGCCGACGGCAAGGCGGTCCTGGTCGAGATCAACTGCGAAACGGACTTCGTGGCCAAGGACGACAACTTCCTCGGCTTCGCCAACCGCGTCGCCGAGATCGCCCTGGAAACGGGAACGGAAGACGTCAAGGCACTCGGCGAAGCCGAATTCGCCGACGGCGAGACGGTCGAGGCGCGCCGGCAGCAGCTGGTCGCCAAGCTCGGCGAGAACATCCAGCTGCGCCGCACCGCGCAGATGGGCGTCGACGGCGGCGTGATCGGGCGCTACATCCACGGCGGCCGGATCGGCGTGCTGGTCGGCCTGCAGGGCGGCGACGAGGAACTGGCCCGCGACATCGCCATGCACGTCGCGGCGCTGAACCCGCCCTACGTCGACGAAGACGACGTGCCGGCCGAAGTGCTCGAGCGCGAGAAGAACATCCTGAAGGCCCAGGCCGAAGAGTCCGGCAAGCCCGCCGACATCATCGAGAAGATGATCACCGGGCGCCTGCGCAAGCACCTGGCCGAGATCACCCTGGTCGGCCAGCCCTTCGTCAAGGACAGCGACCAGACGGTCGGCAAGCTGCTCAAGAGCGCCGGTGCCAAGGTCGTCGGCATGGTCCGTCTCGAGGTCGGCGAAGGCATCGAGAAGGAAGAGTCGGACTTCGCCGCCGAGGTGATGCAGCAGGCGCGCGGGAACTGA
- the rpsB gene encoding 30S ribosomal protein S2 — MPNVTMRQMLEAGVHFGHQTRYWNPKMEPYIFGARGKIHIINLERTLPMLKESLDFLSRMASKRGTIMFVGTKRAAGQAIAEEAARCGMPYVSHRWLGGMLTNFRTIRQSINRLKELEAMETDGSFDKLVKKEVLELTRERDRLEQSLGGIKNMDALPDAMFVIDIGHEDIAIAEARKLGIPVVAVVDTNHNPELVDYVIPGNDDAIRSVRLYAQLAADAVLEGKASVPQVAGDKDEFVELDAEGNPVESAEPAKKVAKKKTAKKVAKKTTKKTAKKVAKKTAKKAAKKAAAKSDDAPEATATVEEKAADDAAGNETESKDES; from the coding sequence ATGCCCAACGTCACCATGCGCCAGATGCTCGAAGCTGGCGTTCATTTCGGACATCAGACCCGCTACTGGAACCCGAAGATGGAACCCTATATCTTCGGCGCGCGGGGCAAGATCCACATCATCAACCTGGAACGCACGCTGCCGATGCTCAAGGAGTCGCTGGACTTCCTGAGCCGCATGGCCAGCAAGCGCGGCACGATCATGTTCGTCGGCACCAAGCGCGCCGCGGGCCAGGCCATCGCCGAAGAAGCCGCGCGCTGCGGCATGCCCTACGTGTCGCACCGCTGGCTCGGCGGCATGCTGACCAACTTCCGCACGATCCGCCAGTCGATCAACCGCCTGAAGGAACTCGAGGCGATGGAGACCGACGGCAGCTTCGACAAGCTGGTCAAGAAGGAAGTGCTCGAACTGACCCGTGAGCGCGACCGCCTCGAGCAGAGCCTCGGCGGCATCAAGAACATGGACGCCCTGCCCGATGCGATGTTCGTCATCGACATCGGCCACGAGGACATCGCGATCGCCGAAGCCCGCAAGCTGGGCATCCCGGTCGTCGCCGTGGTCGACACGAACCACAACCCGGAACTCGTCGACTACGTGATCCCGGGCAACGACGACGCGATCCGCTCGGTCCGCCTGTACGCCCAGCTGGCCGCCGACGCCGTGCTCGAAGGCAAGGCTTCGGTCCCGCAGGTCGCCGGCGACAAGGACGAGTTCGTCGAGCTCGACGCCGAGGGCAACCCGGTCGAGTCGGCCGAACCGGCCAAGAAGGTCGCGAAGAAGAAGACCGCCAAGAAGGTCGCGAAGAAGACCACCAAGAAGACCGCCAAGAAGGTGGCCAAGAAGACCGCGAAAAAGGCGGCCAAGAAGGCTGCGGCCAAGTCCGACGACGCGCCGGAAGCCACCGCGACGGTCGAAGAGAAGGCAGCCGACGACGCTGCCGGCAACGAAACGGAAAGCAAGGACGAGTCATGA